Genomic segment of Ruegeria sp. TM1040:
GCGCCGGCACCACATGGGTAACCCGCGCGGGGTCACTGGCCTTTGGCTGGCACCTCCCGGTCTACAAGCCGCGCCCGCCGCGCCAGTAGAATCTCCGCGCACCATTCAAGGGAACTTTTGCCTGATCGCAGGCCGCCTGTGGCTATCGGTTCTGAAGTTTTTGCCACAAGAAAATCAAGGCGACCGCCCCCAAGATGGCCCCAACAAGCCCCGCAAAGAGCCCCATCACAGCAAGGAGTGTACGAAGAACCAGCCCGCCGATCAGCGCGCCAGCGATGCCAATAACAATCGTCGTAATGAGATCTGCCTCAATCCGCATGAGACGCGTGGCAATGAAACCTG
This window contains:
- a CDS encoding GlsB/YeaQ/YmgE family stress response membrane protein, with the protein product MSVVFLIIVGAAAGFIATRLMRIEADLITTIVIGIAGALIGGLVLRTLLAVMGLFAGLVGAILGAVALIFLWQKLQNR